GCTTCCAGATCTTTTTCAGTCGCCAATTTCTTATCTAAAATTTCAGCTTTGATTTGCTCGATTGGATCACGTTGTTTGTATTGCTCTACTTCCTCTTTGGTTCTGTACTTAGCAGGATCAGACATAGAGTGTCCTTTGTATCTGTAAGTTCTGAACTCCAATAAAGTTGGGCCTTCTCCCGCTCTTGCTCTCTTAGCAGCACGAGCTACAGCATGGTGTACGTCTATTACAGACATACCATCTATAGATTCTGAAGGCATTTGGTATGAGCTACCTAGATCATCAAGACCTGTTACGTTGGATGTTCTGGCTACCGAAGTACCCATGGCATATCCGTTGTTCTCGATACAGAAGATCACTGGCAACTTCATCGTCATGGCCATGTTCAAAGCCTCGTGAAATGCACCTTGTCTTACTGCACCATCTCCCATGTAGGTCATACATAGTTTTCCAGTATTGTTATACTGCTCAGCAAATGCAATCCCTGCTCCTAGTGGCACCTGGCCTCCTACGATACCATGTCCTCCAAAGAATCCATTCTCCTTGTCAAACATGTGCATGGAACCTCCTTTACCTTTTGAGATACCTGTCTCTTTACCGTACAGCTCAGCCATGATTGCTTTAGGATCAGATCCCAAAGCCATTGGGTGCGCGTGATCTCGGTATGCTGTGATGTATTTATCTCCTTTTTCCAAAGCAGATACTGCACCAGCTACACAAGCCTCTTGTCCTATATACAAATGGCAAAACCCTTTGATTTTTTGCTGGCCATATAATTGCCCTGCTTTTTCTTCAAACTTTCTCATCAACAACATGGACTCATACCATTCCATGTATGTCTCTTTTGGAAAATCACTCTTCGATTTTGCTCTGGAATTCTTCTTATCTTTTACACTTGCCAT
This is a stretch of genomic DNA from Reichenbachiella ulvae. It encodes these proteins:
- the pdhA gene encoding pyruvate dehydrogenase (acetyl-transferring) E1 component subunit alpha, whose protein sequence is MASVKDKKNSRAKSKSDFPKETYMEWYESMLLMRKFEEKAGQLYGQQKIKGFCHLYIGQEACVAGAVSALEKGDKYITAYRDHAHPMALGSDPKAIMAELYGKETGISKGKGGSMHMFDKENGFFGGHGIVGGQVPLGAGIAFAEQYNNTGKLCMTYMGDGAVRQGAFHEALNMAMTMKLPVIFCIENNGYAMGTSVARTSNVTGLDDLGSSYQMPSESIDGMSVIDVHHAVARAAKRARAGEGPTLLEFRTYRYKGHSMSDPAKYRTKEEVEQYKQRDPIEQIKAEILDKKLATEKDLEAIGNKIKEIVNESVKFAEESPFPPAEHAYTDVYADPSYPFLED